A genomic region of Gossypium hirsutum isolate 1008001.06 chromosome D01, Gossypium_hirsutum_v2.1, whole genome shotgun sequence contains the following coding sequences:
- the LOC107921851 gene encoding YDG domain-containing protein At5g47160, whose product MVSSRPKPVKEGPLSKSKQARHVGKVVRHVKVHPRGICSNQQTAFTPEWYECRSAIKEALRCYRRLLSDKDYRESISKDHGMGLERGKPSGIGQHMRLAKLVRCLGKWVNTAKQIGCVAGIEVGDGFHWRGELCIVGLHSEFRKGIDCITSLNGSKIWATSIVDSGRYDSCTRKVSSDEFTYCGEGENPSFCGFKKLKDQKLVGGNRALMNNMIDRKPVRVIRRFDNIGNTNESGYKFVYEGLYQVNHCWKEIRMDSGKYVYKFNLVKLEDHLQYEPQWKVNNVRTRRYH is encoded by the coding sequence ATGGTGTCATCGCGTCCAAAACCAGTGAAAGAGGGACCTTTATCTAAGTCTAAGCAAGCAAGACATGTTGGCAAAGTTGTGCGGCATGTTAAGGTTCATCCCCGAGGAATTTGTTCTAACCAACAGACTGCTTTTACTCCAGAATGGTATGAATGTCGCAGTGCTATCAAGGAAGCTCTGAGATGTTACAGACGGTTACTTTCAGACAAGGATTACCGCGAGAGTATTTCAAAGGATCATGGGATGGGCTTGGAACGAGGGAAACCTTCCGGCATAGGGCAACATATGAGACTAGCGAAGCTGGTTAGGTGTTTGGGAAAATGGGTCAACACAGCCAAGCAAATAGGATGCGTTGCAGGGATTGAAGTTGGTGATGGTTTCCATTGGAGGGGTGAGTTGTGCATTGTCGGACTTCACAGTGAATTTCGAAAAGGGATAGATTGTATCACTTCTCTCAATGGTAGCAAAATTTGGGCTACGAGCATTGTCGATTCCGGTCGATACGATAGTTGTACAAGAAAGGTTTCGTCCGATGAGTTTACTTACTGCGGGGAAGGTGAAAATCCTAGCTTTTGTGGGTTTAAGAAACTTAAAGATCAAAAGCTTGTTGGTGGGAACCGTGCATTGATGAACAATATGATTGACAGGAAGCCAGTCAGGGTGATACGTAGGTTCGACAACATCGGCAACACAAACGAGAGCGGCTACAAGTTTGTTTACGAAGGCTTGTACCAAGTGAACCATTGTTGGAAAGAAATTAGAATGGACTCTGGTAAATATGTTTACAAGTTCAACCTGGTGAAATTGGAGGATCATCTACAATATGAGCCACAATGGAAGGTGAACAACGTTCGTACTCGGAGGTATCATTGA